TGTGATTTTTGGACATGTTGAATCCATAAATAATTCAGCTCATGTATTAAAAATTATTGATGCTACCATGGACAAATTGAAGGATATAGAAAACGCCGAATTTATTGATAAGCAGGGCAGGGATGTTCAGTTATCTGCCTATGATATTCAATTTGACAATGTGACTTTTTCTTATGAAGATAATTATGTGTTAAAGAATGTGACATTTACCATACCACAGAATAGTACTACAGCAATTGTAGGACCTTCAGGAAGTGGGAAGTCCACCATATGCAGTCTAATTGCCAGATTCTATGATGTAAATAGTGGAAGTATATTGGTGGGAGGTGTTAATGTAAAAGATATGACCTGCGATAGCCTTCTTAAAAATATGAGTATGGTATTTCAAAAAGTATATTTGTTCAATGATACGGTATTTAATAACATCCGCTTTGGAAAACCAGAGGCTAGTTTGGAAGAGATAGTGGAGGCAGCTAGGCAAGCTAGGTGTCATGACTTCATTATGGATCTTCCAAAGGGATATGAGACAGTTATAGGTGACGGCGGTTCCACTCTTTCTGGAGGTGAAAAACAACGTATATCCATAGCCAGGGCAATGCTAAAAAATGCTCCCATAGTTATTTTAGATGAGGCAACTGCTAGTGTAGACCCGGAAAATGAACATGCCATTCAAGAAGCCATCAGTGCGTTGGTACATGGTAAGACTATTATAATTATTGCACACCGTTTGGCTACCATTGAAAATGCAGATCAGATTATTGTAGTGGATAAAGGCAGCATTGCACAGAGAGGAACTCATGAAGAGCTTATGAAGCAAGAAGGGGTTTATAAGAGATTTTTATCCATAAGACAAATAGCAGAGGGCTGGAATATTTGAATTAAAATAGAAAATACAGTGTAACAATTTTAAATATTTTTAATCTATTAATTAAAGTGCCAAAAATTGAATTTGGTACTTTTTGTTATATATTTTTATTATGTTAAATGTAAGTTTACATCAATTAATACAGCATAATTAATAAATTGATAAATTAACAAAAGTCATATTGAAATTAACAAAAATTAATTATATTATAATAATAAATATTAGTTTAAAATAATAATTGATTTTTATAAGGAGAATGTTTATGAAAAAACAATTAGAGTATAAAAAAGATTTGAATAATAAAATTGAGATAATAAGAGAATTGCTCTATGAAAAGATAGAAGATAATGTTGATAGAGAAGAAATTCAGTTTGTAAGCGAGATTTTGGACAAACTTATAGTTGATTATTTTAAATGAGTGAATGTTGTGTTGTTATCTAAATGTACTTAAGAACTGAACATACAATTTTTATCCAATTTGACTTATAAAATACAGCTCTATGTTTTAAATCAATTATTAAAGTAACGATTTCATAATTTTAAGGAGATTTTTTTGATAAATCGTCAAAAATCCTATTGCCTTTTCATAAAAGTTATGATATAGTTTAATACAAGTTATTATTCAAGATAATGTTAATTTACATTCAACAAAAATTAATTACTGTTAAAGTCATCTCATAAACTATTAAAATGCTTTTAATAGTCTTGTAAAGTAAAGCTAGATTTAATTCCATTGTTCATTGTAACTTGTTAACAAAAGTAACTATGTAAAACCACCACAAATAAGTGTATCCATTTAGTTAAAAAACCAAAAGATACACTCACAAATAAGTTAAAACCATCACATTTTAACCAACTAAATTTTATCATGAAAATCATTAATTGTCAATATGAAAGGATTAATAGAAATAATTTTTTGAAAAATAAGGAGGAAAATAATTATGCCATATCATGAATTTGAATGCAGCAAGTGTATTCCAGAAAGAAAACAGCACGCTGTTATAAAAGGTCCTGGAGAGAATTTGACAGATGCTCTTCCGTTGGGATATCTTAACACAATCCCGGGGACTATTTCAGAACGAGGCTGTGCATACTGTGGGGCAAAACATGTTATAGGTACACCTATGAAGGATGCCATTCATATGAGTCATGGACCTGTTGGATGTACTTATGATACATGGCAAACCAAACGTTATATAAGTAATAACGACAATTTCCAGATAAAATATACTTATGCTACAGATATGAAAGAAAAACATGTTGTATTTGGTGCTGAAAAATTGCTGAGGCAGAACATCATTGAGGCATTTAAAGCATTTCCAGATATTAAACGGATGTGTATTTATCAAACCTGTGCTTCAGCTCTTATAGGGGATGATATCAATGCGGTGGCTCAAAAAGTAATGAAAGAAATGCCTGGCGTAGATATTTTTGTTTGTAATTCTCCAGGGTTTGGAGGACCGAGCCAATCTGGAGGACATCATAAAATCAATATTGCATGGATAGACCAGAAGGTAGGAACACTTGAACCAGAAATTAAAAGCGACTATGTTATCAATTATGTGGGAGAGTATAACATTCAGGGTGATGAGGAAGTTATGATGGACTATTTCAAGAGAATGGGTATTCAAGTCCTGTCCACCTTTACCGGTAATGGTTCCTATGATGACCTCAGGAGCATGCACAAGGCACATCTAAACGTACTTGAATGTGCACGTTCTGCAGAATATATTTGTAATGAACTAAGAAAGAGGTATGGCATTCCCCGTCTTGATATCGATGGATTTGGCTTCGGGGCACTGTCATTATCCCTTAGGAAAATTGGATTGTTTTTTGGAATTGAAGATAAAGCTCAAGCTATTATTGATGAAGAAACGGCTAAATGGAAACCGGAACTTGATTGGTACAAGGAACGGCTTAGAGGTAAAAAAGTATGTCTCTGGCCGGGAGGATCCAAACTCTGGCACTGGGCTCATGCAATTCATGAAGAAATGGGAGTGGAAGTGGTATCGGTATATTCAAAATTCGGCCATCAAGGAGATTTTGAAAAGGGTATTTCCAGGTGTGAAGTAGGTGCACTGGCTATAGACGATCCAAATGAACTTGAAGGACTGGAGGCTATGGAAATGTTGAAACCAGATGTTATCTTTACTGGTAAACGTCCGGGAGAAGTCGCAAAAAAAATTCGAGTACCATACTTAAATGCACATGCTTATCATAATGGACCTTATAAAGGATTTGAAGGATGGGTTAGGTTTGCACGTGACATATATAATGCTATTTATTCTCCTATTCATAAGCTTGCTTATTTGGATATAAGTAAAGATGAAATACCTACGGATAAAGGATTCTTAACACAAAGGATGATTTCTAATGTGAATTTAAGTGAGGAAGTAATTTCTTCACCTGATTTAAGAGAGTATACTGGTAAATGTAATATAATTTCAGATTTGTGCAGCAAAACTTATCCGGATTTTCCTCTGCAAAAACAAGTGTCCACATTATAATGGAGGTAGTGATTTATGGAAGATGTAATGAAAGATAGAATCGAACAACTTATTGATTATATTATGAAGAACTGTCTATGGCAATTTAACTCGCGGGCGTGGGACAGAGAGAAACAAAACGAGGGAATACTTACGAAAACCATGCAAATATTATGTGAGGAACCCGCAGAACATGAAACTCCAGCTGACAGGTGCTACTGGGCGGACGCGGTGTGTCTGGCTGATGCTTTCAAAAGCCGCTACTCCTGGTTGGCTGCCATGGACAAAGAAGAAGTTAAAATATTGATGAAGGAACTTAAAGAGCGTATGGATTTTTTAACTATTACAGGTTCTCTTAATAAAGAACTTACAGTTCCACTCTATTAGAAAGGGATGATATTATGTCTTGTGAAGTGAAAGAAAAAGAACGTGCTGGTATTATCAACCCCATATTTACATGCCAGCCTTGTGGTGCCCAGTATGCTAGCATAGGTATAAAAGATTGTATTGGAATAGTACATGGGGGACAGGGGTGCGTTATGTTTGTCCGCTTGCTCTTCTCCCAGCATTTTAAGGAGAGTTTTGAACTCGCATCTTCTTCTCTGCACGAAGATGCTGCGGTATTTGGTGCCCTAAGACGTATAGAAGAAGCAGTGGATGTGCTTTTGATGAGATATCCCCATATAAAAGTTGTACCAATTATCACAACCTGCTCCACGGAAATAATAGGTGATGATATTGATGGTGTAGTTAATAAACTTAATAAAGGGCTTTTAAAGAAAAAATTTGCAGACAGGGAAATTTATCTTGTTCCAATTCATACACCAAGTTTTACCGGAAGTATGGTCAGTGGATACAATATTACAGTAAAGGAATTTGTAAAATATTTTGCAAAAAAAGGTGAACCTAATGGGAAAATCAACCTGATCACTGGCTGGGTCAATCCAGGGGATGTGACAGCACTGAAGCATCTTTTATCAGAGATGAAAGTGGATGCTACTGTTCTTTTCGAAATTGAAAATTTTGACTCCCCTCTTATGCCGGAGGGAAATACAGTTTCTCATGGTAATACAACAGTTGAGGATCTGACAGGAACAGCCAATGCTATTGGAACCATTGCTCTTAACAGGTATGAAGGTGGTCAGGCAGCTGAATATTTAGAAAAAAAATTTGGTGTCCCAGCTGTTATTGGACCTACACCTATTGGCATACGTAACACTGATATTTTTTTAAAAAATTTAAGCAGGATGACTGGAAAGCCAATTCCTAAATCTCTGGTTCACGAACGTGGAATTGCCATAGACGCGATTACAGATGTTGCTCATATGTTTTTGGCAGATAAAAAAGTAGCTATTTATGGAAGTGCTGATCTTGTTATAGGTCTTGCGCAATTCTGTCTTGATATGGAAATGAAACCTATGCTGCTTCTTCTGGGAGATGACAATAAATCCTATATAAAAGACCCACGGATTGAGGAACTTCAGAAAAATGTGGATTATGATATGGAGATTATCACCAATGCAGATCTATGGGAATTGGAGGACCGTATAAAAAATAAGGGACTTAAACTCGATCTGATTCTTGGTCATTCCAAAGGAAGGTTTATTTCTATCGATAACAATATTCCAATGTTACGGGTGGGTTTTCCGGTTTATGACCGTGCAGGATTTTATCGTTATCCTATAATGGGATATGCAGGTGCCATGTGGCTGGCAGAAGCTATAGCAAATACCATATTTACTGATATGGAGTACAAAAAAGATAGGGAATGGATATTAAATATGTGGTAATATATATTTTAAGAAGATACATCTTTAAGTAACTAAATGATGGTAAGATTTATTTTTGATTCTATTAAATTCTGCCAGATATTGTTTGTTATTAAATACTGGCAGAATTCTTAAAAAGAGGTGTAAATAATTGAGTAATATTAAAATTCACTATTTACAGCATGTGTATTTTGAAGGACCTGCAGATATTGTAAGGTGGGCACGTAAAAAAGGACACAAGCTTACAGGAACTCATTTATATAATTATGAGGCACTTCCAGATATGGATGGGTTTGATTGGCTGGTGATTATGGGGGGACCCATGAATATTTATGAAGAAGAAAAATATCCATGGCTTAAATATGAGAAACAATTTATTAAAAAGGCTATTGAAAGCAATAAGGTTGTACTTGGAATATGCCTTGGTGCACAGCTTATAAATGATGTTTTAGGAGGGAAAGTTACTAAAAATTTGGAGCGTGAAATAGGGTGGCTTCCCGTTACTTTTAACTCATCGATTTTAAAATCCAGCTTTTTTAAAAATTTTCCAAAGGAACATTATGTGTTTCAGTGGCATGGTGATACATTTAGTACATTGCCTGAAGGCGCCGTTTGTATTGCCAGCAGCGAGGTCTGTAGTAACCAGGCGTTTATTTATAATAAGAACGTAATAGGCTTTCAATTTCACATGGAAAGCACTAGAGATAGTATTTCCCTGCTTATAGACAACTGTTTGGATGAAATAAAAGATGGGGGCAGCTATGTACAATCAGAGGATGAAATTAAATCTCAAATGAATTTGTTAATTGATGCCAACTCACTGATGGAGAATTTTCTCAATGGACTTGAGGCGTATTATTTAGAAGGGAAGTAATAATTATGGAAAAAATAAGTTATACAGCCAGAATATGCAGTGACGAAGAAAAAATCAATAATTTTTTAACTGAAAAAAGGGTAGGGGTATTAGGTATGTGTGATAAGGAGGGTAAACCTTACTCCATACCTGTAAATTATATATATGAAGATGGTAAAATATACATTCATGGTATGGGAAGCGGCAAAAAAAATAATATACTCAAAGAAAAATCTTCTGTTTGTTTTACGGCTTTTGAAGAATTTGGAACAGTTAAAGACTCCGTACCCTGTAAATGTGATACTTCTTATTTTAGTGTAGTTATCTTTGGAAAAGCAATCTTAGTAGAAGATTTGGAAGAAAAAGCCCGGATACTTACACTGATTGCAGAAAAATTTGTTCCAGGTTTTTTTAAAAATCCCCTTTCCAAAGAATTTGTAAGTAAATATCGCTCTTCCCGTGATAATAATACCACAGCTGTCTATTGTATTTCCCCAGAAGATATTACTGCTAAAGAAAACCCAATTGATATGGAGAATATGGTATAATCTAGCTAATAGAATAGATGAAAATTTATTTTACATACTTTTAGTGTAGAAAGGATAAAAAATGCTTGGTATTACTAAATTATTATGCGGATCTGAAAATTTTGGAGACGGGTTGCGCTATGCTTCTGGTGCAGGAAGTGAAAAAAGTGGTGCAGCTAAGGGAAAGGGACCTGTAGTTGTATGGAATTGTACTAATAGCTGTAATCTAAAGTGCAGGCACTGCTATGCCGATTCTCAAAATAAAAAGTTTGAAGAAGAACTGGATTCAAATGAAGCAAAATATTTAATAGAGGATTTGGCAGAATTAAAAGTACCGGTACTTCTTATTTCCGGTGGAGAACCTCTTATGAGAGAGGATTTATTTGAATTATTAAATTATGCAAAAAATTATAACATTAGAAGTACAATTTCAACTAATGGAACATTAATAGATAAAAGAACAGCTAAAGATTTAAAATTAAATGGTGTAAGCTATGTAGGGATCAGTCTGGATGGAATAGGCACAAATCATGATAAGTTCAGAGGGGTAATTGGAAGCTTTAACAAGTCTTTAGAGGGAATCAGAAATTGTATGGAAATAGGTCAGAAAGTGGGACTTAGATTTACAATAAACAAGAGCAATTACCATCAGCTAGAAGACATTTTTTACTTAATAAAAGAAGAGAAAATACCCCGGGTATGTTTTTATCATTTAGCCTATTCTGGAAGAGGAAATGCTATGGCCAGAGAAGACATTACCTTTGAACAAAAAAGACAAGCCCTTGATATTATAATGGATAGGGCAGTGAGATTTGGAAAGAATGTTGAGATTCTAACGGTAGGTAACCATGCGGATGCGGTTTATTTATACCTTCAAGTTAAAAAGAAATATCCCCATTTAAGAGATAGAGTATGGGATTTAATACAGACAAATGGTGGCAATAGATCGGGAATGGCTCTTGCAAATATTGATTTTAAGGGACATGTACATGCAGATCAATTCACCCAGCAGCACAGCTTTGGAAACATAAGAGAAAGAAAATTTAGTGACATATGGAAAAATCCTTCTAATCCTCTAGCTGTTGGACTAAGAAATAGAAAATCCTTATTAAAAGGAAGATGCAGCAGTTGCAAATGGTTAAATGTATGTAATGGAAATCTCAGGGTAAGGGCAGAAGCTACCACAGGAGATTTTTGGGACTCTGATCCATCCTGTTATTTGACTGATAAAGAAATAGGGATTTTAATATAGTGAAATAGGAGGATGTATAAGTCTTGATAATATCATGGAATACTACAAATAAATGCAACATGAGATGTAAGCATTGTTATAGAAATGCTGGATCAGAAGTTGAAGGTGAGTTAAATACATCAGAAGCTAAAAAGTTAATTGAGGATATAAAAAAAGCCGGATTTAAAATCATGATATTCTCCGGGGGAGAACCATTGATGCGTAAAGATATTTTTGAGCTTATAGAACATGCGGCAAAATGTAAACTTAGACCCGTACTTGGAAGTAATGGCACTTTGATTACCAGGGAAACAGCTCTGAAGCTTAAAGCTGCAGGTACTATGGGCATAGGTATTAGTCTTGATAGTCTTGATAGTAATAAACATAATGAATTTAGAGGATTAAATACAGGCTGGCAAGACACCATAAAAGGAATAGAAAACTGCAGGGAAGTGGGTCTAGGCTTTCAAGTACACACTACAGTTATGGATTGGAACTTTAAAGAAATACTGGATATAACAGATTTTGCTGTTAAAATGAGAGCTGTTGCCCACCATATTTTTTTTATAGTACCTACAGGTCGTGCCCAAAATATTCAACATGAATTTTTAAATGCCCCTCAGTATGAAGAACTTCTCACAAACATAGTCAATAAGCAGAAAGAAGTATCCATAGAGATAAAACCTACTTGTGCACCGCAATTTATGAGAATTGCAAAACAAAAAGGAGTTCCATATAGATTTTCAAAAGGATGTATAGCGGGAATAAGTTACTGCATTATTAATACTAAAGGTGACGTGCAGCCCTGTGCATACCTGGATATATGCGTAGACAACGTTAGAAGTAAACCTTTTTATGAAATATGGAAAAACAATAGTGTGCTGAGGGAACTTAGAACACTAAATTATAAGGGAAAATGTGGAATTTGTACATATAAGAATTTATGTGGGGGCTGCCGTGCCAGAGCTGCATTTTACAACAATGGTGATTATATGGCAGAAGAAAGTTTATGTATTTATGAGGAGAGAGGTCAATAAGTGAAAGGAAAAAGTATGGATTTACTAAATATTATGCAAAATGACTTTCCCATAGAATCAAGACCTTTCTTAACTTTGGCAAATAAATTGGATATGACCGAAGAAGAGGTTATAGAACTTATAAAGAAATTTAAAGAATCAGGCTATATTCGCAGATTAGGAGGGGTTTTTGATTCAGGAAAGTTAGGATATACAAGTACCTTATGTGCAGTAGAAGTTCCAGAAGAGAGAGTTGAGGAAGTGGCATCTATAATAAATGGTTATAGTGGTGTCACTCATAATTATCTAAGAATGCATAAATATAATATGTGGTTTACATTAACGGTATCCACCAGTGAGAGTATTGAACATACTCTCGAAGAAATAAAAAATAGCATAAAAATTAATAATATATTGGTTCTAAATTCCTTGAATACTTTTAAAATAAAAGTGAACTTTAATGTAGAAGGAGTATAAAATTTATGGATTTACTAGATAAAGCTATCATTTCTAAGCTTCAGGAAGATCTGCCTTTAGTTCCCCAGCCCTATAAGCATATAGCTTGTGAATTAGGGATTTGTGAAGAAGAATTACTTGGTAGATTGAAAAAATTAAAGGAAGAAGGAATACTGCGTAGAATAGGTGCTATATTACATCATAGAACTGTAGGGTTTAAAGCTAATGCCATGGTTGCATGGAATATTTCAGAGTGTAGAATTAAAGAGGTAACAGATATGATGGTTACTTTTCCAGAGGTAAGTCACTGTTACCAGCGCAGGGCCCTGCCAAACTGGAATTATAATATCTATACAATGATACATTCTAAAAGTTTTGAGCAATGTGATAGTATTATCTTACATATAGCACAGCGTATAAATATAAATGAATATGAAGTTTTATACAGTACTAAAGAATTAAAAAAAAGCAGTATGAAATATTTCCTATGAGCTTTCTGAATAAAAATGATTCAAAGACAAAAAACTAAACTGATTAATGAGTATTTTAAAAGAGATTGAAATTGTTTAATTGCAATAATATAATTATTGTTATAAAATTGTAATTAACAAATTTATAATAGGAGGTTTTGCTGCGATGGAGGTAAGAAAAGGTAAAAATAAATTTTATATAGGATATGAAGAAAAGGAACCTTTGGGTGAAATAATATTGGATGATTTCAATAAGAATCCAATAACAATTGAACATACTTATGTGTCAGAAAAGCTAAAAGGTCAGGGTGCAGGTAAACGGTTGGTTAAGAGCGTTGTTGATTTTGCAACGGAAGAAAATAAAAAGGTTATACCAGTGTGTGAATTTGCAAAGAAAGAATTTTCAAAAAATAAAGAATATGAGAGTGTATTGGATGCTTCCACAACTATTTGAGTATAAGCACTACTAAGATTGAATTAGTAGTGCTTATATATTTGAATATTCTTCAAGAAAAATTTATTTTCACTAAATTCTCCTTTTTCTAAATTGGAAAGGGTATCCTGGAACTGATATATAATAGCATCCATTTCATCTAGTTTGTTTAATAATTCGGCTTCTAGAATCATGGGTCTTCTAGGAGAGCCATTTTCTTCAGAACCATGGTGAGAAATTAAAATATGTTTTAAAACCATTTCATCCTCCGCAGGAATATTTAATTCCATGGCTGCATCGTGGAGCATAATTACTCCCTGTACTATGTGACCAAGCAATTTACCTTCTGCAGAATAATCTTCTACTATGCCATTTTCATTGGAACTTAGTTCATTCAATTTTCCTATATCATGAAGTATAATCCCTGATATGAAAAGTTCTGTATCTATACCATATTTATATATATCTGCAAGGGCAGCACCGCTTTTATACATTCTATATATATGATATAAAAGGCCTCC
This genomic interval from Clostridium kluyveri contains the following:
- a CDS encoding ABC transporter ATP-binding protein → MFKSIKRIIKWSGKRKKRLYIGFVYSFFNTIFTAMPIMGAAYGLSLILQDINGEITLTTEWVLYMFIFMIFAVAGRFLFAYLRASIQESIGYEVTAEQRILIGDILKRVSLGFFSKKNTGEIASAVTTDLSFFEMFAMKMIDVVINGYISAFTMVLCVAFYNIWIALIAVIGILLSAFFLKLMGDRSNKNAPIHQKAQDSMIAATIEYIRGMPIVKAFKQDGVSKEGIKKAYNMSKNINIKIEKNYVPYNCLHLFSLKMASLGVVLASAIFAVNKTMDIPIMLMMTIFSFVIFGHVESINNSAHVLKIIDATMDKLKDIENAEFIDKQGRDVQLSAYDIQFDNVTFSYEDNYVLKNVTFTIPQNSTTAIVGPSGSGKSTICSLIARFYDVNSGSILVGGVNVKDMTCDSLLKNMSMVFQKVYLFNDTVFNNIRFGKPEASLEEIVEAARQARCHDFIMDLPKGYETVIGDGGSTLSGGEKQRISIARAMLKNAPIVILDEATASVDPENEHAIQEAISALVHGKTIIIIAHRLATIENADQIIVVDKGSIAQRGTHEELMKQEGVYKRFLSIRQIAEGWNI
- a CDS encoding Spo0E family sporulation regulatory protein-aspartic acid phosphatase → MKKQLEYKKDLNNKIEIIRELLYEKIEDNVDREEIQFVSEILDKLIVDYFK
- the anfD gene encoding nitrogenase iron-iron protein, alpha chain; its protein translation is MPYHEFECSKCIPERKQHAVIKGPGENLTDALPLGYLNTIPGTISERGCAYCGAKHVIGTPMKDAIHMSHGPVGCTYDTWQTKRYISNNDNFQIKYTYATDMKEKHVVFGAEKLLRQNIIEAFKAFPDIKRMCIYQTCASALIGDDINAVAQKVMKEMPGVDIFVCNSPGFGGPSQSGGHHKINIAWIDQKVGTLEPEIKSDYVINYVGEYNIQGDEEVMMDYFKRMGIQVLSTFTGNGSYDDLRSMHKAHLNVLECARSAEYICNELRKRYGIPRLDIDGFGFGALSLSLRKIGLFFGIEDKAQAIIDEETAKWKPELDWYKERLRGKKVCLWPGGSKLWHWAHAIHEEMGVEVVSVYSKFGHQGDFEKGISRCEVGALAIDDPNELEGLEAMEMLKPDVIFTGKRPGEVAKKIRVPYLNAHAYHNGPYKGFEGWVRFARDIYNAIYSPIHKLAYLDISKDEIPTDKGFLTQRMISNVNLSEEVISSPDLREYTGKCNIISDLCSKTYPDFPLQKQVSTL
- the anfG gene encoding Fe-only nitrogenase subunit delta, translated to MEDVMKDRIEQLIDYIMKNCLWQFNSRAWDREKQNEGILTKTMQILCEEPAEHETPADRCYWADAVCLADAFKSRYSWLAAMDKEEVKILMKELKERMDFLTITGSLNKELTVPLY
- the anfK gene encoding Fe-only nitrogenase subunit beta — protein: MSCEVKEKERAGIINPIFTCQPCGAQYASIGIKDCIGIVHGGQGCVMFVRLLFSQHFKESFELASSSLHEDAAVFGALRRIEEAVDVLLMRYPHIKVVPIITTCSTEIIGDDIDGVVNKLNKGLLKKKFADREIYLVPIHTPSFTGSMVSGYNITVKEFVKYFAKKGEPNGKINLITGWVNPGDVTALKHLLSEMKVDATVLFEIENFDSPLMPEGNTVSHGNTTVEDLTGTANAIGTIALNRYEGGQAAEYLEKKFGVPAVIGPTPIGIRNTDIFLKNLSRMTGKPIPKSLVHERGIAIDAITDVAHMFLADKKVAIYGSADLVIGLAQFCLDMEMKPMLLLLGDDNKSYIKDPRIEELQKNVDYDMEIITNADLWELEDRIKNKGLKLDLILGHSKGRFISIDNNIPMLRVGFPVYDRAGFYRYPIMGYAGAMWLAEAIANTIFTDMEYKKDREWILNMW
- a CDS encoding type 1 glutamine amidotransferase, with the protein product MKIHYLQHVYFEGPADIVRWARKKGHKLTGTHLYNYEALPDMDGFDWLVIMGGPMNIYEEEKYPWLKYEKQFIKKAIESNKVVLGICLGAQLINDVLGGKVTKNLEREIGWLPVTFNSSILKSSFFKNFPKEHYVFQWHGDTFSTLPEGAVCIASSEVCSNQAFIYNKNVIGFQFHMESTRDSISLLIDNCLDEIKDGGSYVQSEDEIKSQMNLLIDANSLMENFLNGLEAYYLEGK
- a CDS encoding pyridoxamine 5'-phosphate oxidase family protein, whose product is MEKISYTARICSDEEKINNFLTEKRVGVLGMCDKEGKPYSIPVNYIYEDGKIYIHGMGSGKKNNILKEKSSVCFTAFEEFGTVKDSVPCKCDTSYFSVVIFGKAILVEDLEEKARILTLIAEKFVPGFFKNPLSKEFVSKYRSSRDNNTTAVYCISPEDITAKENPIDMENMV
- the nirJ1 gene encoding putative heme d1 biosynthesis radical SAM protein NirJ1; this translates as MLGITKLLCGSENFGDGLRYASGAGSEKSGAAKGKGPVVVWNCTNSCNLKCRHCYADSQNKKFEEELDSNEAKYLIEDLAELKVPVLLISGGEPLMREDLFELLNYAKNYNIRSTISTNGTLIDKRTAKDLKLNGVSYVGISLDGIGTNHDKFRGVIGSFNKSLEGIRNCMEIGQKVGLRFTINKSNYHQLEDIFYLIKEEKIPRVCFYHLAYSGRGNAMAREDITFEQKRQALDIIMDRAVRFGKNVEILTVGNHADAVYLYLQVKKKYPHLRDRVWDLIQTNGGNRSGMALANIDFKGHVHADQFTQQHSFGNIRERKFSDIWKNPSNPLAVGLRNRKSLLKGRCSSCKWLNVCNGNLRVRAEATTGDFWDSDPSCYLTDKEIGILI
- the nirJ2 gene encoding putative heme d1 biosynthesis radical SAM protein NirJ2; the protein is MIISWNTTNKCNMRCKHCYRNAGSEVEGELNTSEAKKLIEDIKKAGFKIMIFSGGEPLMRKDIFELIEHAAKCKLRPVLGSNGTLITRETALKLKAAGTMGIGISLDSLDSNKHNEFRGLNTGWQDTIKGIENCREVGLGFQVHTTVMDWNFKEILDITDFAVKMRAVAHHIFFIVPTGRAQNIQHEFLNAPQYEELLTNIVNKQKEVSIEIKPTCAPQFMRIAKQKGVPYRFSKGCIAGISYCIINTKGDVQPCAYLDICVDNVRSKPFYEIWKNNSVLRELRTLNYKGKCGICTYKNLCGGCRARAAFYNNGDYMAEESLCIYEERGQ
- the ahbA gene encoding siroheme decarboxylase subunit alpha, translated to MKGKSMDLLNIMQNDFPIESRPFLTLANKLDMTEEEVIELIKKFKESGYIRRLGGVFDSGKLGYTSTLCAVEVPEERVEEVASIINGYSGVTHNYLRMHKYNMWFTLTVSTSESIEHTLEEIKNSIKINNILVLNSLNTFKIKVNFNVEGV
- the ahbB gene encoding siroheme decarboxylase subunit beta, producing the protein MDLLDKAIISKLQEDLPLVPQPYKHIACELGICEEELLGRLKKLKEEGILRRIGAILHHRTVGFKANAMVAWNISECRIKEVTDMMVTFPEVSHCYQRRALPNWNYNIYTMIHSKSFEQCDSIILHIAQRININEYEVLYSTKELKKSSMKYFL
- a CDS encoding GNAT family N-acetyltransferase, with amino-acid sequence MEVRKGKNKFYIGYEEKEPLGEIILDDFNKNPITIEHTYVSEKLKGQGAGKRLVKSVVDFATEENKKVIPVCEFAKKEFSKNKEYESVLDASTTI
- a CDS encoding 3'-5' exoribonuclease YhaM family protein, which encodes MKIKELIHNKLSDIFLMVNEISEGLTSNNSPYIKFTFTDGKDSIKGVMWDKSITDIPDISPGSVIKIRTIPKTYKNTLQLTVLQCRTITKDDNVCIEDFIKTSPIKPLDIYNELLTRVSHFENESFKKVVTKLLEDNKDKLLYYPAAKVVHHAIQGGLLYHIYRMYKSGAALADIYKYGIDTELFISGIILHDIGKLNELSSNENGIVEDYSAEGKLLGHIVQGVIMLHDAAMELNIPAEDEMVLKHILISHHGSEENGSPRRPMILEAELLNKLDEMDAIIYQFQDTLSNLEKGEFSENKFFLKNIQIYKHY